Part of the Solanum pennellii chromosome 10, SPENNV200 genome is shown below.
TACTTGTcgcacaattttcttttttccctcCATTTGTATCTCCATTTTCTGCATCCTTTCTTACATTTGCTGCATTCCATCAGTTGTTGCACTTAAAGTTGATTCTGAAttgccaacttttttttttcaaactagtctTTGTAACTCCTGCGCCATGTAGTCTTAGACGTCCTGGATGTTCAGGACCCATGACGCTTGAAAATGCATCAACATACTCACCATTTATGCttatttgattttcaatttcCTCTATTTCAGCCTACCAAAACATATCCAACAAACacaatatgaaataaataattgatctcaataaaaaaaattaaaaatagacaGTACACATACAATTTTACTAGTAGTATCTTCATTTGAAGACTTGTACAAACGCCCGGGTTTTCTTGTTCTTGTAACCACAAAGAGATCCTTAGATGATACTGTCTCCTTATATTTCTCCTAGTCACATTGAAATGTATATCAAAAATACACTCACACTGGAATAAAAAGTcccaaaattttattaaaaaaataatatataagagAACAAACCAACTTATTACGAACTAAAGCAAAACTCTTTTTGCCAGCAGTGTGTGGATTCATCAGTTTTTTTCGATTCTTTGCATTTGTTTCAGACATTTTCtgcaaagaaaaaattaatcaataatgtTAATCTAGGTAAGAACTGCATTTTATGCATTTGTTTCAGACAACATAAAGCTGCAATTTGCCACAAATCATCTAGGTAAGAAATGTTTGTTAATGCGTGTTTCTGCGCAGAGAAGAGAACTTGTATTAGTTCCATcatcttctttattttagttacaAAATGCACATGTAGAAGAcctttttttcatcttctttattGTGTTTAcaagttattttcttttgacAACTTTGTTGTTGGAGAAGTTGAAGGAGAAGACCAGCTATATTAGATGAAATATCCAAACATGCTAGACACAGAGATGCTACTGGAAACAGAGGTACTATTTTATCTAATAGCTTTGAAGTGTTAGGGGTCACTAGGTGGGAAGAAGCTGGGAAGGGAGCAAAAATCAGGAGGTATAATACAAATGCTTCTTATTCAGAAAAAATTGAGATTCTGAACTACATTTTTACCTTGAATTTTTCAGAATTCCAATATTTGAGAAGCTCTCTAAATTGACATTCTGGAATATGACCAGGCTTTTTTTCCATTCGAACTGCATCAGTGTCATATGGATCAGAATAATTCATCTTCAAATCACTTCTATGTCTTCTCCAAGCATCTCGAATTGTTACCATAGTCCAATTGTACGCAGCTTCAGGAATAATGTATTTCTCCTATAATTTTAAGTAATTCACTTAGCCAATAGATGTAAAATAGttttacaataattaattattgtaaacTACATACCTTGGTATAATCCCATAAATCCTTTTTAGTATCCATGTTCCTCCAATCCAATATATCAAATGGGCAAAGAGTCGCATTTCTAGCCAATGTTCCTAGGAAGCTACTTAGCTCTATGACAACATCATCAGTAGGACCAACAGGTTGATTTTGATTGTTTAGTATGATCAACTTACGCTCTTTTCAGGCATGAACATCATGCATTTGCGTTCTACCTATTTTATTTGGACTGGAAACATCTTCAGCTATaagaaaatacaagaaatataattaaaaattatggaTACATTTAATAGGTTTGTAAGCTTATATGTTACCTTGTTCTTCAGGTTGATCATTTGTTTGAGGAGTGACAGAATTCATTTGCACATGCTgctcaagataaaaaaaaacataaaacatgtaAAAACAGAATGTATTCGAACAAGTCCACAAGATCCTTGTCAATCATCAACTTCCATCCAATCCCAATCAGTATCATCAAAGTCATCCTCCTCCTCTTCCGATGTTTCCATAGCTTCATCTTGTGAATGTTGTGCAATGGAAGGAGCATCGATGATATCAATAGGAAGATCTTCTCTCGACCATCTAACATCTACATCAAGTACTCTTTCTGATGGACCAATATCATCATTAGGCTCTCTCCAAAATGTTTCTTCAATATTAGAACAATTCTCTTCCTCCAAATTATACAAATCCACAGGGACTTTGTTtcttgcataataaacatttttCTCAACTGGGTCTTCCACCTAAAAAACTTGATGCACTTGAGATGCTAGTACAAAAGGATCATTTGTACtacattttttgttgaaatatacCCGAGTCAATCCATATTCATCGACTTCATTATGAAACCAATCACAATTAAAAAGTACAACACTTAAGCAACCCCAATAATCAGTCTCAATGATATCCTGAATAATTCCATAATAGAGAACCATCCCATCAACAGGAGTTTGGTCCCTCGCACTAGCAAAACCATCTGTTGTGGCTGGCAAAGTCACTCCACTATTCTGAGTTTTGCAAGGGGCATCCCGTGTCTTCGTATGAGATCGATATCCATTAATGAAATATCCAGTATATCTTTTTTCCACAAAGTTAGGCCCTTTATCTAGCCATTTTAAATGATTGGACACTTCAATATTTGTAACTTTGTCCCTAAACCAATCACCAAATTCTCTACTATGGACATGTGCTTTTACCCATGCATTGCCTCTAGTAAGATTATCAGTTAAGCTCTTATGTTCCCTGTAAGCATGTAATGTAATTTATTCAAAGTGtatttataaatgaatgaaatttgGAATACATTATCATAAACGAATATTTTATCTTACTTGATAAATGCCTCTACTTGTTCATTTCCTGTATTGAACAAAGTATATCGATGTGCTTCAAACAACTCATGCTGCTCCATATTAATAATCTTGCCTTTCCTTATATTCTCACTTCCAATTGGATGACCTGTCTTAGGAAATAAAGGTGAAATACCACTTTCCTCTGTTTGAATGTTCTCATCATCCTCTGTTTCACACATACTTAATTTTGTCTTCACCGTATTCGGTAGGTATATGGAAATAAAGTTCAAACAATCTACAGCTGAAATACCTTCTACCATTGATCCTTCAGGATTTTTTCGATTACGAACAAGCCCCTTGAAGTCACACATAGTTCTTTCTGTAGAATACATCCAACGCAAATGAGTTGGGCCTCCAAGCTTAATCTCATCTACTAGATGGATAGGCAAATGtgtcattatatcaaaaaaagatGGAGGAAAAATCTTTTCAAGCTCACATTCAATATCTATGATTTCTGCTTTCATCTTTTCAAGATCGCTTTTTCTAATAACCTTGCTACATATGGCTCTAAAAAAATTCCCCAACCTAATCAACACCATAGCTACATCTTGGGTAACACTTTTCTGACTGCAACCTGGAGTAAGTAATGCATTATGAAATGAGCAACATGACTTTTGTATCCTGATACATTCATCTCTTCAATTTGCACACGACTTGATATATTAGAAGCACACCCTTTTTGTAATTTGGCATCTTTTAAGACGGTgcaaaataactttttctcatCTGGTGTCatagagaaagaaaatttaGCTAGATGGATATTTCCTGTATCACAATCTTTTAGAGGTTGAAGCTCTTTACGTATTCCTATTTCATACAAGTCATAGCGAGAATTTATATGATCTTTGGAATTTCCAAGTATATCCAATAACGTCCCAAGCACACTGTCACAAATATTCTTCTCTATGTGCATCACATCAAGATTGTGCCTCAATTTGTTTGTTGCCCAATACGGCAACTCaaaaaaatggatttttttCCATGGACCAtcattctttcattttcttttctttttgttctttccaAATACATTATTGAATTCACGAAGCTCTGTGCACCTGATAATGGGGTAGGTGCAACTTTATGCTCCTCTTTAccattaaatgattttttatctcTTCTAAATGGATGATCAGGAGGTAAGAATGCCCGATGACCCAAGTAACACATCTTACGACTATGTTTGAGATACTGGGAACAAGTATTATGGTTACAAGTGGGGCATGCCAATCTCCCCTTGGTGCTCCATCCAGAAAGCATTGCTAGAGCTGGAAAATCACTTATTGTCCACTATAAAGCTGCACGCATTAGAAATGTTTGATTAGTTACATCATCATATGTTTCAACTCCCACTTCCCATAGTTCCTTCAACTCCGCAATCAGTGGTTGCAAGTATACATCTATATCATTTCTCGGAGACGATGGACCTGGAATAATGATTGACAACATAATATTCTCCAACTTCATGCAAGTCCATGGTGATAAATTATAGTTCATTAACATAACTGGCCATGTGCTATGGGAAATGCTCATAGTTCTGAATGGATTGAAACCATCACTTGAAAGACCCAATCTAACATTACGAGCATCATTAGCAAAGTCAGGATGCAATGAATCAAAATCCTTCCAAGCTTCACCATCTGCAGGATGTCTTAAATTTCCATCTCTAAGTCGTTCAGTATCATGCCATCTCATAGCTACAAATGTTTCAGAACACATGAATATCCTCTGAAGCCTAGGCTTTAAAGAAAAGTACCTTAAAACCTTCACTGGAATTTTCGTAACATTATTATTTAAGTCATTACGAACACTCTTCCATCTTGAAGCTCCACACACAGAACAATTATCTAACTTTGCACTGTCATTCCAAAATAACATGCAATCATTAGTGCAAGCATGTATTTTCTCATAATGAAGACCCAACTCTTTTATGACCTTTTTTGCCTTGTAAAACGAGTCGGGTATCTGAGCAAATGGAAATGCCTCTCTAATCAAGTCCAACAAATCTGAAAAGGACACATCAGTCAACTTGTGAATGCATTTAAACAAGTATAGTCGAATGTTATAACTCAACTTAGAAAAATTCTTACACTCCGAATACAACTCTTCTTTCCCTTCCTccactaatttaaaaaaatctctttgCATCTTCAGGTGGACCTCTCTCACTCCTTCATGTCTCTGATCATCTACTACATTTCTAAAAGTATCATGAAGTAATCTATCAATGTCGTCATGCATGTTAGAAGTTTCTTCTTCATTGGTTGGATGTGGCGTATTTCTTGGGGAAAATCCTTCTCCATGAAAAACCCATTTGGTGTATCCATGAACAAATCCATGACAAATCAAATGATCCTCTACCATATTTTGACAATGCCAATTACGATTAAAGCACTTCTTACAAGGACACAATATTTCATTTCCTTGCGAAGCTCGTTCAAATGCTTTATCAAGAAAATCATTAACTTCATGAATATATTCATTGGTGGATCTTCGGAGATTCATCCAACTTTTATCTCCAAAATCCATTTAATATATATCCTACATGACATGACCAACAAATTAAAGCCAATAAATTCATGAGTACAAGCAATCTCGGCAGAACATAACCTTTCAAACTTTTAGATTAATCGAATCTCAAACCTTCACACCAATTCAACACCAAAAATTGACAACATTAATAGTATAACCCAATTGACAAGTTATTAGAAGATTTCACCATTTAAGAAACTTTATACACATAAATGACTAAAGGCACGCTAAAAAAGATTTCAAAGCAATAAGGGCAGATTTCAAGAATTAATGAGATGagcaagaaaattaaaagaactaGGTGGATAGTCGCAACCTTCCTGTTCTATGCTCTTTAAACTTATCGAATTTTGTTAAAGATGAAAGACTAAGCTCTACATATCACAAAcaaacatgagaaaaataaCTACTCAAATTAATCCGATAAGTAAGAGGAAGCAAGCACACAAGCTGAAATAGAGGAACAGTAAAGCAACCAGACAACTAGATACTATGCTAACCAAACTTAAATAAAGTCGATGGATAACTCCTAAAACATACTTGACTAAAATCATTCAAAGGAACCAACCAGTGATTGAAGCCATATCACTAGCtaacaaaacaacaataaacACAATACCACTGCTTATACCTCAAACAACTAAGATACACTCAATTTGAAGCCAAACTATCCATCACTAGGCACCAACAgtaaatcaaagaagaaaagaaacattcgaacaaaggagaaaaaaggTGACAGTAAGCTTCAcattataaaaatcaaattccGGCTAAAACAAGTTGAGGTCTAAAGGATTATCTTTTCGAGGCAGCGACACTAAGACGAGAAcacaaaaagatttttaatCGATTCTTATACAGTTCTACAGTTTAACCTTAAATCCTTTGCAAGTTTAACCCAAAATTACTCAACTGTCACTTAAATTTAGAAGTGTTTTCTTTTCCTGTTTCAGTATGCATCACAAATTTAATCAAGGGAAGTTTATACACTACCTAGATTAGAACAAAAAAAACACAGATTTAAGCTAACCCATTGTTTACTCTTTGagatttttttacaaataatccAATGGAGACTTACAATTCATGAACTAACATAGAAAACTTAAACATTACTCACCTTTATATGGAAGAATTGTAGTCGACCCTAGCTGTCCAAGAGAACCAACGAGCTTCACCAAAAGCTTCTTGTTCAAGAGTCTGTTATCCACACCAAAAGCTTCGCTGTACAAGAGCTTAGAAATCGTTCCCTCTTGTTTTCCACATCAAAAGCTCGCTGAAAACTTCGCTGTCCAAGAGCTTCAGTCGTCCCCTTCGTCGTTCCTCGCCATTTCGCTGAGAGTagatttagggtttttttaattttagttttcgCTGagataaatatgtttatatttggagggaaatatattgtttttagtttctttaatgagagataatattttttcctaaaaaacaACTGTTGCCATAGATTTCGCTAGCCGTCGTCATAGAGTTCGCTATTGCAACAGTTATGAATTTGTAGCCATAGAATCTCTATAGGAATGGTTATAGGGATGATGC
Proteins encoded:
- the LOC107001163 gene encoding uncharacterized protein LOC107001163, which translates into the protein MVTIRDAWRRHRSDLKMNYSDPYDTDAVRMEKKPGHIPECQFRELLKYWNSEKFKKMSETNAKNRKKLMNPHTAGKKSFALVRNKLEKYKETVSSKDLFVVTRTRKPGRLYKSSNEDTTSKIAEIEEIENQISINGEYVDAFSSVMGPEHPGRLRLHGAGVTKTSLKKKSWQFRINFKCNN
- the LOC107001164 gene encoding uncharacterized protein LOC107001164; the protein is MDFGDKSWMNLRRSTNEYIHEVNDFLDKAFERASQGNEILCPCKKCFNRNWHCQNMVEDHLICHGFVHGYTKWVFHGEGFSPRNTPHPTNEEETSNMHDDIDRLLHDTFRNVVDDQRHEGVREVHLKMQRDFFKLVEEGKEELYSEYLLDLIREAFPFAQIPDSFYKAKKVIKELGLHYEKIHACTNDCMLFWNDSAKLDNCSVCGASRWKSVRNDLNNNVTKIPVKVLRYFSLKPRLQRIFMCSETFVAMRWHDTERLRDGNLRHPADGEAWKDFDSLHPDFANDARNVRLGLSSDGFNPFRTMSISHSTWPVMLMNYNLSPWTCMKLENIMLSIIIPGPSSPRNDIDVYLQPLIAELKELWEVGVETYDDVTNQTFLMRAAL